In one window of Gossypium hirsutum isolate 1008001.06 chromosome A01, Gossypium_hirsutum_v2.1, whole genome shotgun sequence DNA:
- the LOC121229580 gene encoding carboxyl-terminal-processing peptidase 3, chloroplastic isoform X4 → MVEMFPLKSADAAYGKIRGMLSTLGDPFTRIISPKEYQSFRIGSDGNLQGIGLFITVEPKTGHLVVLSCVEGSPAARAGIHDGDELIEINGQRLDGVDSEAAAQRLRGKAGTSVTVKLHRGNGSGSGSSIKEVKLPRELIRLSPISSTVIPHRTPDGRLTKTGYVKLSTFSQTAATEMKNTIHEMENLGVQSYILDLRNNPGGLVKVGLDVAKIWLDGNETLVNTVDRDGHMSPINMANGHALTHDPLVVLVNEGSASASEILAGALHDNGRAILVGHKTFGKGKIQSITELHDGSALFVTVAKYLSPALHDIDQVGITPDVQCTTEMLNSPKETLKGKSSVSSLEADSCIMVAEHELDIQESKGTAS, encoded by the exons ATGGTGGAAATGTTTCCCTTGAAGTCGGCTGATGCCGCATATGGTAAAATCAGAGGAATGCTTTCAACTCTTGGAGATCCCTTCACTCGGATTATCAGTCCAAAG GAGTACCAAAGTTTTAGAATTGGAAGTGATGGGAATTTGCAAGGAATTGGTCTATTCATAACTGTCGAACCAAAAACTGGTCATTTG GTTGTTTTGTCATGCGTAGAGGGTAGCCCAGCTGCTCGTGCTGGTATACATGATGGAGATGAGTTGATTGAGATTAATG GGCAGAGACTTGATGGTGTTGATAGTGAAGCAGCAGCCCAGAGGCTTAGAGGGAAAGCCGGAACATCGGTTACAGTAAAGCTCCACAGA GGAAATGGTTCAGGAAGTGGTTCTAGTATCAAAGAG GTCAAACTACCTCGTGAGTTAATTAGGCTTTCACCAATATCCAGTACCGTCATCCCTCATAGAACCCCAGATGGCCGTCTAACAAAGACTGGTTATGTGAAGCTGTCAACATTCTCACAG ACTGCTGCTACAGAAATGAAGAATACAATCCATGAGATGGAGAACCTCGGTGTACAATCGTACATACTGGATTTGCGGAACAACCCG GGAGGTCTAGTGAAAGTTGGACTTGATGTTGCTAAGATATGGCTAGATGGGAATGAGACTCTTGTGAACACAGTTGACCGTGATGGGCATATGTCACCCATCAACATGGCCAATGGCCATGCTCTAACGCATGATCCTCTTGTTGTTCTT GTGAACGAGGGAAGTGCGAGTGCAAGTGAGATTTTGGCAGGTGCACTACACGACAATGGTCGAGCTATCCTTGTTGGCCACAAGACTTTTGGTAAAGGGAAAATTCAG AGTATCACGGAGCTACATGATGGATCTGCTCTTTTCGTAACGGTTGCAAAGTATCTATCACCTGCTCTTCATGACATAGATCAGGTTGGCATAACGCCTGATGTACAGTGCACGACGGAGATGCTGAATTCACCGAAGGAAACATTGAAGGGAAAAAGCTCGGTTTCATCTCTGGAAGCTGATTCATGCATTATGGTGGCAGAGCATGAGTTGGACATTCAAGAATCCAAAGGTACAGCTTCTTGA
- the LOC121229580 gene encoding carboxyl-terminal-processing peptidase 3, chloroplastic isoform X2, whose protein sequence is MEPLCPNFDLLKSSSVPLFSHRLSSINRGISKRSSASFPCVSSYNRNCNPQASVKTEAPTQQQPTGHDLIKSLTKGFVGFAAAATALASVCSDSPAFAESLTVAFPVSRAQEVNTVQRTLVEAWGLIRETFVDPTFNHQDWDLKLQQTMVEMFPLKSADAAYGKIRGMLSTLGDPFTRIISPKEYQSFRIGSDGNLQGIGLFITVEPKTGHLVVLSCVEGSPAARAGIHDGDELIEINGQRLDGVDSEAAAQRLRGKAGTSVTVKLHRVKLPRELIRLSPISSTVIPHRTPDGRLTKTGYVKLSTFSQTAATEMKNTIHEMENLGVQSYILDLRNNPGGLVKVGLDVAKIWLDGNETLVNTVDRDGHMSPINMANGHALTHDPLVVLVNEGSASASEILAGALHDNGRAILVGHKTFGKGKIQSITELHDGSALFVTVAKYLSPALHDIDQVGITPDVQCTTEMLNSPKETLKGKSSVSSLEADSCIMVAEHELDIQESKGTAS, encoded by the exons ATGGAGCCTCTCTGCCCGAATTTTGATCTCCTAAAATCCTCTTCAGTTCCCCTCTTTTCACATCGCTTGTCGTCCATAAATCGCGGCATTAGCAAAAGGTCGAGTGCGTCATTTCCCTGTGTTTCTTCTTATAATCGAAACTGTAATCCTCAGGCATCGGTTAAAACAGAGGCCCCTACGCAACAACAACCCACCGGTCATGACTTGATCAAGTCGTTAACAAAAGGGTTTGTTGGTTTCGCCGCTGCGGCCACGGCTCTGGCCTCCGTTTGTAGTGATTCGCCGGCTTTTGCTGAGTCCCTCACAGTTGCTTTCCCTGTTTCCCGCGCTCAAGAG GTAAACACAGTGCAGAGAACTCTTGTGGAAGCTTGGGGACTGATAAGAGAAACATTTGTTGACCCAACGTTTAATCATCAAG ACTGGGATTTGAAGTTGCAGCAAACAATGGTGGAAATGTTTCCCTTGAAGTCGGCTGATGCCGCATATGGTAAAATCAGAGGAATGCTTTCAACTCTTGGAGATCCCTTCACTCGGATTATCAGTCCAAAG GAGTACCAAAGTTTTAGAATTGGAAGTGATGGGAATTTGCAAGGAATTGGTCTATTCATAACTGTCGAACCAAAAACTGGTCATTTG GTTGTTTTGTCATGCGTAGAGGGTAGCCCAGCTGCTCGTGCTGGTATACATGATGGAGATGAGTTGATTGAGATTAATG GGCAGAGACTTGATGGTGTTGATAGTGAAGCAGCAGCCCAGAGGCTTAGAGGGAAAGCCGGAACATCGGTTACAGTAAAGCTCCACAGA GTCAAACTACCTCGTGAGTTAATTAGGCTTTCACCAATATCCAGTACCGTCATCCCTCATAGAACCCCAGATGGCCGTCTAACAAAGACTGGTTATGTGAAGCTGTCAACATTCTCACAG ACTGCTGCTACAGAAATGAAGAATACAATCCATGAGATGGAGAACCTCGGTGTACAATCGTACATACTGGATTTGCGGAACAACCCG GGAGGTCTAGTGAAAGTTGGACTTGATGTTGCTAAGATATGGCTAGATGGGAATGAGACTCTTGTGAACACAGTTGACCGTGATGGGCATATGTCACCCATCAACATGGCCAATGGCCATGCTCTAACGCATGATCCTCTTGTTGTTCTT GTGAACGAGGGAAGTGCGAGTGCAAGTGAGATTTTGGCAGGTGCACTACACGACAATGGTCGAGCTATCCTTGTTGGCCACAAGACTTTTGGTAAAGGGAAAATTCAG AGTATCACGGAGCTACATGATGGATCTGCTCTTTTCGTAACGGTTGCAAAGTATCTATCACCTGCTCTTCATGACATAGATCAGGTTGGCATAACGCCTGATGTACAGTGCACGACGGAGATGCTGAATTCACCGAAGGAAACATTGAAGGGAAAAAGCTCGGTTTCATCTCTGGAAGCTGATTCATGCATTATGGTGGCAGAGCATGAGTTGGACATTCAAGAATCCAAAGGTACAGCTTCTTGA
- the LOC121229579 gene encoding arabinogalactan protein 23 yields MDVKKISCAVIVAVAASMSEVMAAGAPSPAPASAPGAASASAAAPGPDSSVAISTMPVLGSLVGATLVSFFAYYFQ; encoded by the coding sequence ATGGACGTGAAGAAGATCTCATGCGCCGTCATTGTGGCCGTCGCCGCCTCTATGAGCGAAGTCATGGCTGCTGGCGCTCCATCTCCAGCTCCAGCTTCAGCTCCAGGTGCAGCTTCAGCTTCAGCAGCTGCCCCAGGCCCAGACTCCAGCGTCGCAATCTCAACAATGCCTGTTCTTGGGTCCTTGGTTGGAGCCACCCTTGTTTCTTTCTTTGCCTACTATTTTCAGTAA
- the LOC121229580 gene encoding carboxyl-terminal-processing peptidase 3, chloroplastic isoform X3, translated as MEPLCPNFDLLKSSSVPLFSHRLSSINRGISKRSSASFPCVSSYNRNCNPQASVKTEAPTQQQPTGHDLIKSLTKGFVGFAAAATALASVCSDSPAFAESLTVAFPVSRAQEVNTVQRTLVEAWGLIRETFVDPTFNHQDWDLKLQQTMVEMFPLKSADAAYGKIRGMLSTLGDPFTRIISPKEYQSFRIGSDGNLQGIGLFITVEPKTGHLVVLSCVEGSPAARAGIHDGDELIEINGQRLDGVDSEAAAQRLRGKAGTSVTVKLHRGNGSGSGSSIKEVKLPRELIRLSPISSTVIPHRTPDGRLTKTGYVKLSTFSQTAATEMKNTIHEMENLGVQSYILDLRNNPGGLVKVGLDVAKIWLDGNETLVNTVDRDGHMSPINMANGHALTHDPLVVLVNEGSASASEILAGALHDNGRAILVGHKTFGKGKIQHQMDHIQLFPSNIK; from the exons ATGGAGCCTCTCTGCCCGAATTTTGATCTCCTAAAATCCTCTTCAGTTCCCCTCTTTTCACATCGCTTGTCGTCCATAAATCGCGGCATTAGCAAAAGGTCGAGTGCGTCATTTCCCTGTGTTTCTTCTTATAATCGAAACTGTAATCCTCAGGCATCGGTTAAAACAGAGGCCCCTACGCAACAACAACCCACCGGTCATGACTTGATCAAGTCGTTAACAAAAGGGTTTGTTGGTTTCGCCGCTGCGGCCACGGCTCTGGCCTCCGTTTGTAGTGATTCGCCGGCTTTTGCTGAGTCCCTCACAGTTGCTTTCCCTGTTTCCCGCGCTCAAGAG GTAAACACAGTGCAGAGAACTCTTGTGGAAGCTTGGGGACTGATAAGAGAAACATTTGTTGACCCAACGTTTAATCATCAAG ACTGGGATTTGAAGTTGCAGCAAACAATGGTGGAAATGTTTCCCTTGAAGTCGGCTGATGCCGCATATGGTAAAATCAGAGGAATGCTTTCAACTCTTGGAGATCCCTTCACTCGGATTATCAGTCCAAAG GAGTACCAAAGTTTTAGAATTGGAAGTGATGGGAATTTGCAAGGAATTGGTCTATTCATAACTGTCGAACCAAAAACTGGTCATTTG GTTGTTTTGTCATGCGTAGAGGGTAGCCCAGCTGCTCGTGCTGGTATACATGATGGAGATGAGTTGATTGAGATTAATG GGCAGAGACTTGATGGTGTTGATAGTGAAGCAGCAGCCCAGAGGCTTAGAGGGAAAGCCGGAACATCGGTTACAGTAAAGCTCCACAGA GGAAATGGTTCAGGAAGTGGTTCTAGTATCAAAGAG GTCAAACTACCTCGTGAGTTAATTAGGCTTTCACCAATATCCAGTACCGTCATCCCTCATAGAACCCCAGATGGCCGTCTAACAAAGACTGGTTATGTGAAGCTGTCAACATTCTCACAG ACTGCTGCTACAGAAATGAAGAATACAATCCATGAGATGGAGAACCTCGGTGTACAATCGTACATACTGGATTTGCGGAACAACCCG GGAGGTCTAGTGAAAGTTGGACTTGATGTTGCTAAGATATGGCTAGATGGGAATGAGACTCTTGTGAACACAGTTGACCGTGATGGGCATATGTCACCCATCAACATGGCCAATGGCCATGCTCTAACGCATGATCCTCTTGTTGTTCTT GTGAACGAGGGAAGTGCGAGTGCAAGTGAGATTTTGGCAGGTGCACTACACGACAATGGTCGAGCTATCCTTGTTGGCCACAAGACTTTTGGTAAAGGGAAAATTCAG CATCAGATGGATCACATCCAACTGTTTCCCAGCAACATTAAATGA
- the LOC121229580 gene encoding carboxyl-terminal-processing peptidase 3, chloroplastic isoform X1 yields the protein MEPLCPNFDLLKSSSVPLFSHRLSSINRGISKRSSASFPCVSSYNRNCNPQASVKTEAPTQQQPTGHDLIKSLTKGFVGFAAAATALASVCSDSPAFAESLTVAFPVSRAQEVNTVQRTLVEAWGLIRETFVDPTFNHQDWDLKLQQTMVEMFPLKSADAAYGKIRGMLSTLGDPFTRIISPKEYQSFRIGSDGNLQGIGLFITVEPKTGHLVVLSCVEGSPAARAGIHDGDELIEINGQRLDGVDSEAAAQRLRGKAGTSVTVKLHRGNGSGSGSSIKEVKLPRELIRLSPISSTVIPHRTPDGRLTKTGYVKLSTFSQTAATEMKNTIHEMENLGVQSYILDLRNNPGGLVKVGLDVAKIWLDGNETLVNTVDRDGHMSPINMANGHALTHDPLVVLVNEGSASASEILAGALHDNGRAILVGHKTFGKGKIQSITELHDGSALFVTVAKYLSPALHDIDQVGITPDVQCTTEMLNSPKETLKGKSSVSSLEADSCIMVAEHELDIQESKGTAS from the exons ATGGAGCCTCTCTGCCCGAATTTTGATCTCCTAAAATCCTCTTCAGTTCCCCTCTTTTCACATCGCTTGTCGTCCATAAATCGCGGCATTAGCAAAAGGTCGAGTGCGTCATTTCCCTGTGTTTCTTCTTATAATCGAAACTGTAATCCTCAGGCATCGGTTAAAACAGAGGCCCCTACGCAACAACAACCCACCGGTCATGACTTGATCAAGTCGTTAACAAAAGGGTTTGTTGGTTTCGCCGCTGCGGCCACGGCTCTGGCCTCCGTTTGTAGTGATTCGCCGGCTTTTGCTGAGTCCCTCACAGTTGCTTTCCCTGTTTCCCGCGCTCAAGAG GTAAACACAGTGCAGAGAACTCTTGTGGAAGCTTGGGGACTGATAAGAGAAACATTTGTTGACCCAACGTTTAATCATCAAG ACTGGGATTTGAAGTTGCAGCAAACAATGGTGGAAATGTTTCCCTTGAAGTCGGCTGATGCCGCATATGGTAAAATCAGAGGAATGCTTTCAACTCTTGGAGATCCCTTCACTCGGATTATCAGTCCAAAG GAGTACCAAAGTTTTAGAATTGGAAGTGATGGGAATTTGCAAGGAATTGGTCTATTCATAACTGTCGAACCAAAAACTGGTCATTTG GTTGTTTTGTCATGCGTAGAGGGTAGCCCAGCTGCTCGTGCTGGTATACATGATGGAGATGAGTTGATTGAGATTAATG GGCAGAGACTTGATGGTGTTGATAGTGAAGCAGCAGCCCAGAGGCTTAGAGGGAAAGCCGGAACATCGGTTACAGTAAAGCTCCACAGA GGAAATGGTTCAGGAAGTGGTTCTAGTATCAAAGAG GTCAAACTACCTCGTGAGTTAATTAGGCTTTCACCAATATCCAGTACCGTCATCCCTCATAGAACCCCAGATGGCCGTCTAACAAAGACTGGTTATGTGAAGCTGTCAACATTCTCACAG ACTGCTGCTACAGAAATGAAGAATACAATCCATGAGATGGAGAACCTCGGTGTACAATCGTACATACTGGATTTGCGGAACAACCCG GGAGGTCTAGTGAAAGTTGGACTTGATGTTGCTAAGATATGGCTAGATGGGAATGAGACTCTTGTGAACACAGTTGACCGTGATGGGCATATGTCACCCATCAACATGGCCAATGGCCATGCTCTAACGCATGATCCTCTTGTTGTTCTT GTGAACGAGGGAAGTGCGAGTGCAAGTGAGATTTTGGCAGGTGCACTACACGACAATGGTCGAGCTATCCTTGTTGGCCACAAGACTTTTGGTAAAGGGAAAATTCAG AGTATCACGGAGCTACATGATGGATCTGCTCTTTTCGTAACGGTTGCAAAGTATCTATCACCTGCTCTTCATGACATAGATCAGGTTGGCATAACGCCTGATGTACAGTGCACGACGGAGATGCTGAATTCACCGAAGGAAACATTGAAGGGAAAAAGCTCGGTTTCATCTCTGGAAGCTGATTCATGCATTATGGTGGCAGAGCATGAGTTGGACATTCAAGAATCCAAAGGTACAGCTTCTTGA